The region CTGCGGTAAAGGGTACAGCCTCGGACGTGACGGCCTGGTACTGGTCGAGATTTGAGACCGTGCCGCTGAGTGCGGTGGTGTGCGAATCAGCGGAGACGGCTAGGGAGTTTGCCTGATCGGCGCGGCTGGAAGCATCGGCGGCGTGCGCGTCAGCAGCCTGGGCGGAGGTCATCGCCTTGCTGATGCCGGCGGTGGCGCGGGAGTCTACGTCGCGGATGTCGTTTGCGTTCTTCGCCTGGAGCTCGTCGAGCTCGTTGACGCGATCCTTGAGGGGATCAACCTGGCGATGTACCCACTTTTTCCGGGCCATGGGGTTCATGTGACCCCAGAAGCCTTCGTGCGACTGTGTCTCGAGAGGCTTGCCCGTCGCGTAGGTCGAGGTATCGGCCTGGCCGCTGGTGGCGGAAGTGGAAGACTGGGCCGGTGTTGTCTGGCTCGTGGCGGACTGACCTAACGCTGAACCACCGACCGCACCAAAGGAGGTGACAGCGAACAGAACTGCGGTACCAAGAACTTTATAAGACTTGACCATGGATGTTTTCTTTCCTCCGCAGCACCCTTACATCTGGGGTGCATTGAATCAGGACTTTGCCCCGTCCTGTGCAAAGGGTTATTGCAAACGGCGTGCCAAAGTCTGGAAAGTCGAAATCTTCAATGTTTACTGGGGTTTTCTCGTTTCAGGGCGGCGGAAAGAGCTTCCTGAGGGTGGAATTTTTTGCCCTGTGGGAGGAAGGAGTGGGTGAAGGGAACCTTTCTGGTTATGTACTGACCTAGAATTGCCTTCATGTCGACGCTGGGAATGAGCATGGATGGGCAGGGTCTCAAGCAGATCGTTGAGCTGGGTGCGGCATTTCTTCTCTCCGCGGTGGTGGGGCTGGAGCGGGAGTTGCGGCACAAAAGCGCGGGGCTGCGGACCTATACCGTGGTCGGCACGAGTGCGGCCCTGTTTGTGCTGATTTCAAAGTACGGGTTTACGGACGTGCTGCAGGCGGGCCGGATTGTGCTGGACCCTTCCCGGGTCGCGGCCCAGATCGTGACGGGCATCGGGTTCATCGGGGCCGGAATCATCTTTGTGCAGGGCGACCGGGTGAAGGGCCTGACGACGGCTGCGACTGTGTGGCTGGTGACGGGGATAGGGATGGCTTGCGGGGCGGGGCTGCTGGTGCTGGCGGTGGTGTCTACGGTGGCCTATTTCGTGGTCGCACTGGTCTTCCCGGCATTGCTGCGGCGGTTCAACGACGGGAAGGTTCCGAGCGAAGAGGCGACCCACACGGTGCATGACTAGGGATTAGGCGGGAACAATCCCTCTATTTCGCCGCGATGACGTGAATCTCCGGAAGCTGCTGGTTCCAGTTGCTGTTGATGTTTTCGAAGATGAGGCGGAACTCTCGGTCGTCGCCGGGTTTGAGGGGCGCGTCGCTGAGGGGCTGGGTGTCCACGTAAGGCTCATGGGTGCGGATGACGGCGAGGGGCAGAGTTTCAAGCTGCGGCGGAAGCTGCGCGTCGTTGGCGAAGAGGACCTGGACGGTGGCCGACGAGATGGTGCGGTTGCCGGTGTTGCGGATGTGGCCGTCGATGAAGGTGGACTTGCCGCCGGAGAGGCTGGTGGACTCGCTCATGACGATGCCGGTGATGGGCAGGCTGGCGGCGTAGGGGTCCAGGGGATGGATGGCGTTGGGATTGAGGGCGGGCTTGCGGTGCGTGGCGAGGAGGATTCCGGCGAGGATGAGGACGACGACCAAGCCAGCGATGGCGATGGGAAGGATGGGCGAGGACGTGCGCTCGGGCGTGGGCGGGGTGAAGAGGGCGGGGGTGGGCGTCTGATCGCTCATGAAGCGGATTTTATAACCTGGGCTTCCCGGAGAGCATTTGTGGAATCCCATGTCTCAGAAATGAGATCTCTTTGGCGAACTCAAGGGCAGGCGCGGGGCACTTACGCCCGCATCTGAATTTTCATGGGACACATGTTTGTTTTCCAGGACTTTGACGGATTGGCGGTTTCGTTAGTAGCTTGGGAGTCACGGCTGCTCATTTTTGAGACAGTGGGTTTGAAGCTCCCGGCTTCGACGATAAGCATTGGGAGGAGATCGATTATGGGTCAGAACACACGCTTCAAGGCGGCAGGAAGTTCTTCGCCAGGGTCGCACGGACTTTTTCTAGTGGCTGCAAATGGCCTGCCCGTGCAGCGCGCTTTGATGGGGGTCCCGGTCCGTGCCATAGGGGTTCATGCCAGACTCAGGGTAATGCCGCAACTGATGCCAATTCTTCGTAAGAGACGGAGTCTCACGGAGCGGATCAAACGCGCGATGTGGGCTTTCTGGCGCTAGAGCTCAGCCGAAGCGGGCGAGGTTGACGGTCTGGCGGAAGTCTACGCCGTGCATCTCCACCACCACACACATCTCCTGCAGGCGGCTGCGCATGCGTTCGCCGATGCGGTCTCCGAGGGATTCTTCGCGGGCGGCGCGGCCTAGTTCCTTGACGGTGCCGTCCAGCGGGGCGGCGTTGGCGTAGTTGGTGGTGATGATGGTGGTGCGGCGGTCGTTGTAGCGCGTGTTGAGGATGTGGGCGACGGTGTCCCAGACCCACTCGCTGGGTTTTGAGGCTCCTAGTTCGTCGAGGATGAGGACTTCGGCGTCGAAGACGGGCTTGAGGATCTCGAGTTCGGTGGACTGGACCTGCGGGTTATAGGAGTTTTTGACCTTCTGGAGGAGCTCGCGGTAGTCCACGAAGAGGCCGGTTGCGCCGCGCTCGGCGACCAACGCCTGGAGGATGCCGACGGCGAGGTGGGTTTTGCCGACGCCGATGGAGCCGGTGAGCAGGAGACCGGTGCCGCCGGTTTCGATGGGGTAGGACTCGACGAACTTGCGGGCGGAGAAGTGTGCGGTCTTGAGGGAGCGGGTGGCGTCCTTGAAGTCGGTTTCAAAGGAATCGAGCGAGCAGTGCTCGTAACGGCGGGGGATGTGGGAGCGGGCGATCATGCGGCGGACGCGGCGCTCGACGCGGCAGGAGCAGTCGCGGACGAAGCGCTCTCCGTCTTCGCGGGTGAAGGTGCGGAGGCCGGAGTCGTTGCAGTGGGGGCAGACTTCTTGTTCCATGGCACTGCCTAGTATGGCAGGTTGGGCGGGGGATGAATCGAAAGTCGTAGAGTTGAATCTGATCGATAGTTGTGCGAAACAAGGTTATACTGAGGAAAGCGCGTGTTGGAGTTTTTCCATCCCGTGCGCTGGCGAGCCGATAGCGCGACAGGCCCTTCGACGTGAACGTGAGTTGACCGTTTGCAAGCGAACCGCAAGTCGGCCCCAGGAATGAAGGAACAGGATCATGCCTAAGGAAGCGATTCACCCGTCTTACAACAATATCAACGTCAAGTGCGCCTGCGGCAACACCTTTGAGACGCGTTCGACCAACAAGGGCGACATCGTCGTCGAAATCTGTGCAGCCTGCCACCCGTTCTTCACGGGTAAGCAGAAGATGATCGATACGGCTGGCCGCGTCGACCGCTTCCGCCGCAAGTTTGCGCAGTCGGATGCAGCGAAGGCTGCGGCGGCTACGGACACGAAGTAAGCTGGATTTACGGCAAGGAAAGGCCTCCGCGCTGCGGGGGCCTTTTCGGTTTAGCGGGATCGATTGAGGGGAAGCGTGCAGAAGCATTGGGACAATCCGGCCACGAACGAGATGCCTGAGGGGACGCGTGTGCCGGCGGTGCTGACGATCGGCAACGTGCGGATTGCGCCGGCGACGGTGCTGGCGCCGATGGCAGGCGTGACGGATACGGTGTTTCGGCGGTTCATCAAAAATGCGAGCAAGTTTACCCCGGATTCGGGCGATACCGATGTTGACGTGGAAACTTCGAATGCGCAGTCCGGGTGTGGGCTGATCATGACGGAGTTCACTTCGGCGGACGGGCTTTCCCGGATGCGGGAGGTCAAGCGGAAGCGCTACCTGACCTACTACGACGACGAGCATCCGATCTCGGCGCAGATCTTTGGGTCTAACCCGGAGACGCTGGCAGATTCGGCTCGGATCTGCCAAGATGCAGGCTTCGATATTGTGGATTTAAACCTGGGGTGTCCGGCGAAGCGGGTGGTTGCGTGCAATGGCGGCTCGGGGTTACTGCGGGATCTGCCGCTGATCGAGACGATCTTCAAACGGGTGCGGGGGGCTATCTCGATTCCCTTCACTGTGAAGTTTCGGATGGGTTGGAACGACAAGAACATCGTCTGTGTGGAGCTGGCAAAGATCGCGGAGGACTGCGGGCTGAATGCTGTGGCGCTCCATGCGCGGACGCGTGAGGATGGGTACTCGGGGCAGGCTCGGTGGGAGTACATTGCGGCGGTGAAGGATGCGGTGGGGATTCCGGTGATTGGGAATGGCGACATTCTGACGCCGGAGGATGCCGTAGCGATGACACAC is a window of Granulicella tundricola MP5ACTX9 DNA encoding:
- the rpmE gene encoding 50S ribosomal protein L31 is translated as MPKEAIHPSYNNINVKCACGNTFETRSTNKGDIVVEICAACHPFFTGKQKMIDTAGRVDRFRRKFAQSDAAKAAAATDTK
- a CDS encoding OmpA family protein; this translates as MVKSYKVLGTAVLFAVTSFGAVGGSALGQSATSQTTPAQSSTSATSGQADTSTYATGKPLETQSHEGFWGHMNPMARKKWVHRQVDPLKDRVNELDELQAKNANDIRDVDSRATAGISKAMTSAQAADAHAADASSRADQANSLAVSADSHTTALSGTVSNLDQYQAVTSEAVPFTAGRTTLGPKAKASLDDLAAKLASEKGFIVEVQGYSRAGVPQSQAMADSVVRYLVTEHQVPIYRIYRTGLGRATKDQIAAQTASNDGTKPVTNGVRVTLLHNSLATMGSSSSTSAPTPGTN
- a CDS encoding MgtC/SapB family protein, with translation MSTLGMSMDGQGLKQIVELGAAFLLSAVVGLERELRHKSAGLRTYTVVGTSAALFVLISKYGFTDVLQAGRIVLDPSRVAAQIVTGIGFIGAGIIFVQGDRVKGLTTAATVWLVTGIGMACGAGLLVLAVVSTVAYFVVALVFPALLRRFNDGKVPSEEATHTVHD
- a CDS encoding DUF2393 family protein, translating into MSDQTPTPALFTPPTPERTSSPILPIAIAGLVVVLILAGILLATHRKPALNPNAIHPLDPYAASLPITGIVMSESTSLSGGKSTFIDGHIRNTGNRTISSATVQVLFANDAQLPPQLETLPLAVIRTHEPYVDTQPLSDAPLKPGDDREFRLIFENINSNWNQQLPEIHVIAAK
- a CDS encoding tRNA dihydrouridine synthase, with translation MQKHWDNPATNEMPEGTRVPAVLTIGNVRIAPATVLAPMAGVTDTVFRRFIKNASKFTPDSGDTDVDVETSNAQSGCGLIMTEFTSADGLSRMREVKRKRYLTYYDDEHPISAQIFGSNPETLADSARICQDAGFDIVDLNLGCPAKRVVACNGGSGLLRDLPLIETIFKRVRGAISIPFTVKFRMGWNDKNIVCVELAKIAEDCGLNAVALHARTREDGYSGQARWEYIAAVKDAVGIPVIGNGDILTPEDAVAMTHQTRCDAVMIGRAAPANPWIFRQIAQYTETGRYDLATDDDRYRMIKAYFGMLLHEFHEHPEIVGIPGVELTDADKKLQRVKESSLRETLGKMKQFASWFTHGIPGGGGLRKEIFESKSGDAVLGAVERFFDGRRGLVAEEAELVGSSYPFRG
- a CDS encoding ATP-binding protein, whose amino-acid sequence is MEQEVCPHCNDSGLRTFTREDGERFVRDCSCRVERRVRRMIARSHIPRRYEHCSLDSFETDFKDATRSLKTAHFSARKFVESYPIETGGTGLLLTGSIGVGKTHLAVGILQALVAERGATGLFVDYRELLQKVKNSYNPQVQSTELEILKPVFDAEVLILDELGASKPSEWVWDTVAHILNTRYNDRRTTIITTNYANAAPLDGTVKELGRAAREESLGDRIGERMRSRLQEMCVVVEMHGVDFRQTVNLARFG